The genomic interval GCGGGCGAAGGTGGGTCGGCGAGCGAGAAGAGGGAGGATGCGGAAGCATCCGGACCGTGCCCCGAAGGGAGAGCCGGCGGCGGAAGGGATTTCGACACCGATACCGATTCCAAGCGCCCCGGATTCCGAGAAGGATTACCCGTCCGTCCTCCTTCCCCACACCGTGCCCCGAAGGGAGAGCCGGGGGTGGAAGGAACTTCGATTGGGATTTCGATTTCGATAGCGATACCGATTCCGAACCCCCCACTTCCCCTTCACCGGCCGGTGCTTTACAATTGGGGGCGAGAGACCGCGAAACGAATTTCCACGATAGATCCGGACGGGAGGAAACGATGGCCGAGAATCCCTTGATCGGGCTTCACAAACAGGGAATGAGTATCTGGCTCGACTATTTGGACCGCAAGATCATGGACTCGGGCCATCTGCGGAAGTTGATCGACGAGGACGGCATCCACGGCGAGACATCCAATCCCACCATCTTCCAGATGGGCGTTTCCCAGGGGACCGAGTACGCCGAGGACATCGCCCGGCTCTCCGGCGAGGGACGGAGCGCCGAGGAGATCTGCTGGGAACTGATGATCGCCGACGTCCGGCGCGCCTGCGACATCTTCCGCCCCCTCTACGACGAGAGCGACGCCGCCCACGGCTACGTCAGCCTCGAGCTGGACCCGACCCTCGCCGACGAGACGGAACCGAGCATCGTCCAGGGGCGGGAGCTTTGGAAGCGCGTCGACCGCCCCAACCTGATGATCAAGGTCCCCGCCACCGATGCCGGCCTCCCCGTCATCCGGACGCTCCTCTCCGAAGGGATGAACGTGAACGTCACGCTCCTCTTCGCGGTGCGCCGCTACGAACAGGTGATGGACGCCTTCTTCTCCGGCCTCGAAGCGCGCCGCTCCGCGGGCGGGGCCGTCGACCGGATCCACTCGGTGGCGAGTTTCTTCGTGAGCCGCACCGACACGGAGGTGGACAAGCGACTCGACGGGATCGTCGCGGCGCGGCCGGAGAAAGCGAACGCCGCGGCGCGCATCCGCGGGCGCGTGGCGGTGGCGGTGTCGCGCGTCGCCTATCACGCCTTCGAAGAACACTTCAACAGTGAACGTTGGCGTCGTCTCGCCGCGGCCGGCGCCCGCCTGCAGCGCCCCCTCTGGGCGAGCACGGGGACCAAAAATCCCGCCTATTCGGACATCCTCTACGTGCAGGACCTGATCGGCCCGCACTGCGTCAACACGGTCCCGGAAAAGACGATGAACGCCTTCCGCGACCACGGCGTCGCGAAGCGCACCCTGACCGACGAGAACCGGAAAGACGCCGAGGAAACCCTGGCGCTCATCTCCGAGGCGGGCGTGGACATCCGGGAAGTTACCGAGCGCGTTCTCGTGCGCGAGGGGGTCGAAAAGTTCAAGGTTTCCTACCGAGACCTTTTGAAGACGATCGCCGAGGCGGCGGGACGGGCCGATTGACGCTCGCGCCGCGCCGGGAGGGGGACCGCTGAGGGAGAGCGAGAAGGCTTACCGTCGCCGGGTGCGCGCCTGGTGTCTCTACGATTGGGCCAACTCCGCCTTCGCCACCACGGTGATGGCCGCCATCCTTCCCCTCTGGTACGCCCGGTCCGCCGCCGCCGGCCTCCCCCCCGGCCGCGCCACGGCTTACTGGGGATACACCACCGGCGCGAGTCTCGCCCTCGCGGCGATCCTCTCCCCCCTCGCGGGCGCCTGGGCGGACGGGCGGGGCGCGCGCAAGAAAACGCTCCTCCTCTTCGCCGCGGCCGGCGCCCTGGCGACGGCGCTCCTCGCGACGGTGGGGCGCGGCGACTGGCTCCGCGCGTCCCTTCTCTACCCGCTCGCCCACGTCCCCTTCGTGATCGCCACGGTCTGCTACGACGCGCTCCTCCCCCACGTCGCCCGTTCGGACGA from Candidatus Eisenbacteria bacterium carries:
- the tal gene encoding transaldolase, which encodes MAENPLIGLHKQGMSIWLDYLDRKIMDSGHLRKLIDEDGIHGETSNPTIFQMGVSQGTEYAEDIARLSGEGRSAEEICWELMIADVRRACDIFRPLYDESDAAHGYVSLELDPTLADETEPSIVQGRELWKRVDRPNLMIKVPATDAGLPVIRTLLSEGMNVNVTLLFAVRRYEQVMDAFFSGLEARRSAGGAVDRIHSVASFFVSRTDTEVDKRLDGIVAARPEKANAAARIRGRVAVAVSRVAYHAFEEHFNSERWRRLAAAGARLQRPLWASTGTKNPAYSDILYVQDLIGPHCVNTVPEKTMNAFRDHGVAKRTLTDENRKDAEETLALISEAGVDIREVTERVLVREGVEKFKVSYRDLLKTIAEAAGRAD